ATCTAAAACGATCTCTCCTGGAGATCGCTCTAGTGAGCTGGACTCACAAACGCTAGCTTCACATATCGCAAGTCGTTTGAATTTGTCCCCAACTTGGTAATAAGTCCAAGTCCCCGGCCAAGGCTGGCAGGCAAAGATTTTTCTAATATTTGACTCAGCTGGCTGGCTCCAATCAATGAGGCCAAAGCTTTTGCCAATTTTCGAACAACTTGTAGCTTCTTCGTGATTTTGTTCTGTGGCTTCTAAACCATTGTGAACCACGTCCTGGATATCATTTACAAGTTGTTGTGCCGCTATATTTGCAAGTTTTAGCTCCAGTGAACCCGTTGTTTCATTTTCTTCTAGATTCACTTTATGAGTTCGGTATACTGCTCCCGTATCCATACCTTTCGCCATCTGCATCATAGATACACCACTCTCTTTTTCTCCATTTAAAACCACAGAGAAAATAGGTGATGCCCCTCTATAATACGGCAAAATTGAAGCATGCACATTTAGACACCCATAGGGAGCTAAATGAAGCAGGTTCTCGCGTAATAGCTGACCATATGCGATGACAACAACAATATCGGGCTTTAGTGAAGCAACATAATCAACAAAGTCTTGGGAACTTACCTTTTCCGGCTTGTGTACGGAAAAGCCCTCAGATTCAGCCCAGGCAGCTAGCGGTGAGGGAGTGAGCCGTTTTTTACGTCCCGCGGGTCGATCAGGTTGCGAAGCCACACCAAGCAATTCGATTTCACTAGATTCATGCAAGGCCGCCACGGCTGGAATGCCGATTGCGCCAGAACCCATAAAAAAAACTTTGCTAGGTGCTTGTTTCATCAAAAATTGTTTCCTTTTTAACACATGTATATATCAAGACAGAAATTTG
The sequence above is a segment of the Lentisphaera araneosa HTCC2155 genome. Coding sequences within it:
- the fmt gene encoding methionyl-tRNA formyltransferase, with product MKQAPSKVFFMGSGAIGIPAVAALHESSEIELLGVASQPDRPAGRKKRLTPSPLAAWAESEGFSVHKPEKVSSQDFVDYVASLKPDIVVVIAYGQLLRENLLHLAPYGCLNVHASILPYYRGASPIFSVVLNGEKESGVSMMQMAKGMDTGAVYRTHKVNLEENETTGSLELKLANIAAQQLVNDIQDVVHNGLEATEQNHEEATSCSKIGKSFGLIDWSQPAESNIRKIFACQPWPGTWTYYQVGDKFKRLAICEASVCESSSLERSPGEIVLDGSSLKVASSSSDLLEVRRVKPEGKREMDVKDFLLGAGLKNGDNLTSRNS